The following are from one region of the Salvia hispanica cultivar TCC Black 2014 chromosome 1, UniMelb_Shisp_WGS_1.0, whole genome shotgun sequence genome:
- the LOC125200681 gene encoding probable rhamnogalacturonate lyase B, which translates to MGRKIQCSWNLSCLPLLLLQIFLLTQCSASRWQKVHKIETDGDTYYPPVKLHDFDDHVVLDNGILNVTLSTPEGMITRITYNGIENLLKQEYNENNRGYWDLVWSSPDHPKEIFDKLDGTNLFVVHEDEEQVELSFVRTWDSSQTGVPPLNIDKRFIMLRGCPGFYSYAIFERLEGWPDLHLSQGRIVFKLQEKIFQYMAISDDRQRIMPTSEDRNRSQVLDYPEAVLLTNPSNAFLAGEVDDKYQYSSDNKDSLVHGWIATDLPTGFWIITPSNEFKTAGPMKQDLTSHAGPIALSMFFSAHYAGLPLELEFRGGEPWKKVFGPVFVYLNSVQPGQDPLSLWPDAKQQMLVETQHWPYDFLASDDFPRAKQRGRVSGRLLVRDSFIYKRLMTASNAYIGLASPGDLGSWQRENKGYQFWSQCDALGYFKINNIRAGNYSLYAWVPGIIGDYKYNVPINIETGSKIRLKNLVYDPPRDGPTVWEIGVPDRSAAEFYVPDPNPALMNQLYNVHPDRFRQYGLWDRYTDLYPDGDLVYSVETSVYQTDWYFAHVNRNIGNKTYVPTTWRVLFNLTDVDTSANYTLRIALASANDAELQVRINAEVGEAPCFTTGLIGKDNSIARHGIHGLYWLYSVSVRGSVLVCGQNAMLLTQLRGSSPWRGIMYDYIRLEGPFSNIQT; encoded by the exons atgggGAGGAAGATACaatgtagttggaatttgagTTGCTtgcctcttcttcttcttcaaatatTCTTGCTTACACAATGTTCTGCATCAAGATGGCA AAAGGTTCACAAAATTGAGACCGATGGCGATACATATTACCCTCCAGTAAAGTTGCATGATTTCGACGACCAC GTAGTGTTGGACAATGGCATCCTCAATGTGACTCTGTCAACCCCAGAGGGCATGATCACTAGAATAACATACAATGGAATTGAAAATCTACTCAAACAAGAGTACAATGAAAACAACAGAGG gtATTGGGATCTTGTTTGGAGCTCACCTGACCACCCTAAAGAAATTTTTGACAA GCTTGATGGGACTAATCTTTTTGTTGTACACGAAGACGAAGAACAAGTGGAGCTCTCGTTCGTTCGCACTTGGGATTCTTCGCAGACAGGGGTTCCTCCCCTCAACATTGACAAAAG GTTCATAATGCTGCGCGGGTGCCCTGGATTCTACTCGTATGCAATATTTGAGCGCCTCGAAGGCTGGCCGGATCTTCACTTGTCTCAGGGGAGGATAGTGTTTAAGCTACAAGAAAAGAT CTTTCAATACATGGCAATATCGGACGACAGGCAGAGGATTATGCCAACAAGCGAAGACCGGAACAGAAGCCAGGTTCTAGACTACCCGGAAGCAGTTCTattaacgaatccaagcaACGCTTTCCTCGCAGGAGAG GTGGACGACAAGTACCAATACTCAAGCGACAACAAGGACAGTCTGGTCCACGGCTGGATAGCCACGGACCTTCCAACAGGGTTCTGGATCATCACCCCGAGCAACGAGTTCAAGACGGCCGGGCCCATGAAGCAGGACCTCACCTCGCACGCCGGCCCAATCGCCCTGTCT ATGTTCTTCAGCGCTCACTATGCCGGCCTGCCGCTGGAGCTGGAGTTCCGGGGTGGCGAGCCGTGGAAGAAGGTGTTCGGACCCGTGTTCGTCTACTTGAACTCGGTCCAACCCGGCCAAGATCCGCTCTCATTGTGGCCTGATGCCAAGCAACAG ATGCTCGTAGAAACGCAACATTGGCCGTATGATTTCCTGGCATCGGACGACTTCCCTCGTGCCAAGCAGAGAGGCAGAGTAAGCGGCCGGTTACTTGTCCGCGACAg TTTTATCTACAAACGCCTTATGACCGCTAGCAATGCATACATTGGACTTGCTTCCCCCGGGGATCTGGGATCATGGCAGAGAGAAAACAAG GGCTATCAGTTCTGGAGCCAATGTGATGCTTTAGGATACTTCAAAATCAATAACATCAGAGCTGGGAACTATAGCCTCTATGCTTGGGTGCCCGGGATCATTGGAGACTACAAATACAACGTTCCGATCAACATCGAAACTG GAAGCAAGATTAGGCTGAAAAATCTTGTGTATGATCCTCCGAGGGATGGGCCTACAGTGTGGGAAATCGGGGTCCCTGACCGTTCTGCTGCTGAGTTCTACGTGCCTGATCCAAACCCGGCTCTCATGAACCAGCTCTACAATGTCCACCCCGACAG ATTCAGGCAGTATGGCTTGTGGGATCGTTACACGGATCTGTATCCGGATGGGGATTTGGTATATTCAGTCGAAACAAGCGTTTATCAGACAGATTGGTACTTTGCTCATGTGAATAG aAACATAGGAAACAAAACCTATGTCCCAACAACATGGAGGGTTCTATTCAACCTCACAGACGTCGACACATCAGCAAACTACACCCTGCGGATTGCACTGGCCTCGGCCAACGATGCTGAGCTGCAG GTGAGGATCAACGCGGAGGTAGGAGAGGCTCCATGTTTTACGACGGGGCTAATTGGGAAGGACAATTCGATTGCTAGACATGGAATCCATGGACTGTATTGGCTTTATAGTGTGAGTGTAAGAGGTTCTGTTCTTGTTTGTGGGCAAAATGCAATGTTGTTGACTCAATTGAGAGGATCTAGCCCTTGGAGAGGGATCATGT